Below is a genomic region from Streptomyces ferrugineus.
GCCTCGCGTACGACGGCCAGGCTCACGCCCTGTTCCTTGGCGAGGTCCTGCGGTTTGAGCGGGTCACCGGGGGCGTAGTCACCCCGCAGGATCGCGTCTCGCAGATGTGCGTAGACCTGCTCGGAGAGCATCTGCTTCCCGGCGGGGGCCGAACCATGAGCCGTTCGAGTCATGACCGCAGCATAGACGATCCCTCGAATAATCGATTATCTGTGATACTGTCGATTTACCGCAGCGCACAGCTCTGCCGAGAGGAAACGACGTGATGCACGCCAACGACCCCTTCGCCCGCCTCCCCCGAGCGGCCTCCTTCACCGTCACCAGCACCACCGTCACCGACGGGGCCGCCTGGCCGCCGGAGCAGCGCGCCTCCGGCGTGCCCGGCGGAAAGGACATCTCCCCGCAGCTGTCCTGGAGCGGCGCTCCGGACGGCACCGAGAGCTACGCCGTCACCGTCTACGACCCCGACGCGCCCACCGGCTCCGGGTTCTGGCACTGGGCGGTCGCCGACATCCCCGCCACCGTCACCGAACTGCCCGAGGGCGCCGGCGACGACAGCGGTACGGGCCTGCCCGAAGGCGCCTTCCAGCTGCCCAACGACGCCCGCCTGGCCCGCTACATCGGCGCCGCCCCACCGGCCGGGCACGGCCCGCACCGCTACTTCGTCGTGGTGCACGCCCTCGACGTCGCCTCCATAGGCGTCCCCGCCGACGCCACCCCCGCCGTCCTCGGCTTCACCATGGCCGGCCACACCCTCGGCCGCGCGGTGCTGACCGTCACGGCCGAGACCCCCGCCTGACGGTCCGGCGTGTCCCGACTCATCGACACCACCGAGATGTACCTCCGCACCCTCCTGGAACTCGAGGAGGAAGGCGTGGTCCCCCTGCGCGCCCGTATCGCCGAGCGCCTGCGGCACAGTGGCCCGACGGTCAGCCAGACCGTCGCCCGCATGGAGCGCGACGGCCTGCTGCGCGTCGCCGGCGACCGGCACCTCGAACTGAGCGACGAGGGCCGCCGACTGGCCACGCGTGTCATGCGCAAGCACCGGCTCGCGGAGTGTCTGCTGCTCGACGTGCTCGGGCTGGAGTGGGAGCAGATCCACGCCGAAGCCTGCCGCTGGGAACACGTGATGAGCGAGTCCGTCGAACGCCGTGTCCTGGAACTGCTGCGACACCCGACACACTCGCCGTACGGCAACCCGATCCCGGGCCTGGCGGAGCTCGGTGAGGAAGGTGAGAACACGGCCGCCGATCCGTTCCCCGACGGCACCACGATCAGCCTCAGTGACCTGGAGACCGGGCCGGACGGCGTGAGCGCGGTCGTACGCCGGATCAGGGAGCCGGTGCAGGCCGACGCCCGGCTGATGTACGCCGTGCGGTACGCCGGGGTGCGGCCCGGCGCGGTCGTGTGCGTGACGTCGTCGCCCGGCGGTGTGACGGTCGGCAGCGGCCGGGTGACCGCCGAACTCCCCGCGCCGACCGCCGCGCACGTCTTCGTGACCAAGCCCTGAGCCGGCGGGGCTCCTGCCCGTCGCCGTGCCCGGTGCGGGCCCGAGGTCGGCCCTCGACCGCGAACCGGTCGAGGGCCGTTCCCGTTTGCGGCAATCCGCGGAGGCGGTGCCTTCTCGGACCGGCCCGCTTTTCGGACCGTCCCGCCTTTTCTGACCGTCCCGCCCTTTCGGACCGTCCGCCGGGCTGCGGGGCCGGTCGGTTCACCGGGAGCGTACGACGGCCTCCAGGACTTCGTGGACGGTCTTCGCGGGGTGGCCGATGGCGGCTCCGAGCGCGGGGTCGGTGACGTTGAACTCGCCATTGCGCGATGCGGCGAACATCGTCAGGGCGAACTCCGCAGCCGGCCGCGGCATCCCACCGGCGACCGCTGCGGCTGTCCAGTCGTCGTCCATGACGACTCGGGTGATGGTCCGCCCGGTGATGCGGCTGAGGACTGAACCCCGAAGCCGCGCTTCGTCGCCGTATGGGCGCTGACGTTGTCGCCAGGGTGGGCTCGGCCTGCTGCCGAGCCCACCACGCCGGCTCCATACCGGGGCCGGGCCCGTGTCACGCCGTCAGCGCCGCATTGTCAGCAGCCCCGGACGGTAG
It encodes:
- a CDS encoding YbhB/YbcL family Raf kinase inhibitor-like protein — protein: MHANDPFARLPRAASFTVTSTTVTDGAAWPPEQRASGVPGGKDISPQLSWSGAPDGTESYAVTVYDPDAPTGSGFWHWAVADIPATVTELPEGAGDDSGTGLPEGAFQLPNDARLARYIGAAPPAGHGPHRYFVVVHALDVASIGVPADATPAVLGFTMAGHTLGRAVLTVTAETPA
- a CDS encoding metal-dependent transcriptional regulator, with the protein product MSRLIDTTEMYLRTLLELEEEGVVPLRARIAERLRHSGPTVSQTVARMERDGLLRVAGDRHLELSDEGRRLATRVMRKHRLAECLLLDVLGLEWEQIHAEACRWEHVMSESVERRVLELLRHPTHSPYGNPIPGLAELGEEGENTAADPFPDGTTISLSDLETGPDGVSAVVRRIREPVQADARLMYAVRYAGVRPGAVVCVTSSPGGVTVGSGRVTAELPAPTAAHVFVTKP